tagaggattggaacccctaattaatgccttcttgcaatatggcttgcttagagagtgtcagtctgaattcaacaCACCcatcctgccggtaaggaaaccgcgctcccaagaatatcgactggaccaggacctaagggcactgaaccaaataacaaaagatatccatccaaccgtgccaaacccatatactcttttagcctcggtgcctgagactagCAATTGTATACAGTGCTAGATataaaagatgcttttatatgaattcctatagaagaacaaagccagacaatttttgccttggaatgggaaagtcccactacgaggaggaaggagcagttatgctggacgtTCTTCCTCAAgcattcaagaacagtcctaccccgcttggtgagatcttggccaaacaactagcccaatggcaggaaggtaacaaaaatgtcactcttttacagtaggTGCATGACATTTTGgttggagcggattcagagcaaatatgtttagaggcgacagtgagtctgttaaattttgggggacttgccgggtatcgtgtttcaaagaaaaaggctcagacTGCGAAGAAGGAAGCCcaatatcttggttttaaaatattgaaaggacaacgtgcactaggagcggaaagaaaagagccTATATGCCGAATTGCAGTACCCCGCACgaaaagacagctgaggggattcttgggaatggcaggattttgccgcatatggatccctaattttgggctgataactaaacctttatatgcagccctaaagggtccgGGAGAACGGTTAGAGTGGACCCCGGCATGCCGTGCTAATTTcgatgaaaggaaaaagaaattgatggaggctccagcactgggactcccagatatggctaaaccctttcaattgtatgtgCACGAGCGGCAGCAGGTGGCCTCGGCAGTAATGACCCAAATGCTTGGGAGCTGGCAAAGACCAGCggcatatttttctaaacaattagacgaagtaagtaaaggatggccggCCTGCCTCCGGGCTATAGCAGCCACCTTCTTATTAACACAAGAGGCCCGCAAATTGACTCTGGGACAGCCCTTAACTGTTTTCGTACCACATGCAGTATCAGCAAGTTTAAATCAAAAGGGGCATCATTGGATTTCCCCGAGCAGACTGGTAAAATATCATGCGGTGTTATTGGAACAAGGAGATATTACCTTAAAGGTGGTTTCGACCTTAAACCCTGCTACTCTGCTACCTGGTGAAGAGCAAAACGAGTTACAACGTGACTGTCTGGCCACTCTAGAGCAAGTATACTCTAGCCGGCCTGATTTAAAGGATGAACCTTTGCAGAATCCAGATGTGGAGCTATATACAGATGGgagcagctttgtacagaatggagagagaaaggctggatagGCAGTAGTGACTCagtggaaagaagtagaagctaaaccattgccacgaaacacctcagcacaaaaggctgaaatcattgcccttaTACGAGCCCTTGAAATCGGAACGggccaaagagtaaatatatatactgacTCAAAGGATGCCTTTGGGGCAGTGCACGctcatggagcgatttggaaagaacgagggctcttaaattctcaaggaagtaatataaagtatggacaagagatattaagattgttacaagcaataatggaacccaaagaagtagctataatgcattgcacagcccaccagaagggaaatagtgaagtggcacaaggaaacaggagagcagatatggcagccaaaaaggcagcactagcaggacaggtgattggggctttattacccagtaggaaaatacaaatgagacctcctgaatattcagacaaagaaaatcaattggcagaaaggctaaaacgtacaaaaaatgctgaagggtggtgggtcacccccaatggacaagttttaactacagccaaaatgatggaagtgttCCTCAAAAGACTGCGTGAAGAAACTcacgtgggagcagatgctatgataagcagtgtgaaaagatatgctgtgggatcaaaaatgctatcaaatgctgaccttattgtaaaaagatgccccacctgttgtgcaaataaccccaaaattcagaagaaaccacccatgggagaactaagaagaggattaaccccgggggaacactggcagatagagTTCTCTGAATTGtctaaatgtggtcggtttaaatatttacttgttttggcaGATActttttctggttggccagaagccttcccatgctccaccaatcgtgcaaaagaagtaattaaaagtttactaaaagagataattcctcgatttgggattcctgaaggtatatcctcaggtaatggacctcattttatttcagaggtggttcaaggaacatccaaatttttacagatgaaatgggaattacacactccgtggagaccccagtctagcggtaaggtggaaagaacgaaccaaacacttaaaaggcatatttcaaaactgtgtcaggaaacccatcctAAATGGatagatgtattaccaatggccttgatgagattaagaataaccccaagaatcaaagagggagtaagcccttttgaaatactttacgggaaaccttacccaattaatgaaatagggggacaAAGTGAtgaaatgcatgtaagaggggaagaaatgttgagagagtatttattgtctttgtcccgggtactaacatctttacgTAGCTACCTTAgtcaacgtaccccccttccattgcattcccctgtgcatgacttcaagcctggggatctggtttatattcggacatggaaagaagaaccactaagagaaaagtggaaaggaccttacctggtgcttctgacaactcatactgcagtaaaggtggagggaataagttcctggacccacgATTCCCGAATTAAGACGACACCGttgaatgactcgtggactgccACCCCcacagaatacagaagttaggaaagtgatgaattgcacgtggaaaactgaactcttttacATGGAgttagagtgctcttagtgttattaggtgttattttgcattctgatagtaatGTTAAtaatagatagagctgatttataagaatattgatttgtttaatctaatttgtttgctatagagttaagatggaaaatgaggacattgttaattttgttatgcatgctcattggtacaactaacctgattctgtagcttatacgggccttcggaaaaagtgactcagattactgcttgcttctctattccccaaatctcccggattacccatgccatgggaaatacttagaattaacttagcatccatgtaagaataattgaagttgtttaaatgagacttgctagataagtgatattaacaagtctcaaaggggggaattgttagagaaatactgtgaggaaaaccttgcaaatagttcacaagactcaaggacaagagagagagaaaaacagtactgcaaaggataaccagctccggctaaataacctggatgaaaccacagcgctttgaagaatgcgaggggtaggtaaggcagaaagagcagagtaacccagaagtgaccttaggttcagtaaggcttattaacatattaaacttcacacccctaaatgaataatgagatggaaatgacatgataatgatgttaccgcctctttTTCGCCTCCTATGCtcattaacaggaatgtgaaagcgcaagcgcagagcgattacctgaggtgatgaaattgtaaccaatagtaagatttgtataaagtactccctgaaaagtgtgtataattaagaatgagagggggaggaggtgtgctagctttgtgggtttaccacctagcacccatctctgtgcagaaatgaaataaaccaatatctcgaccctgtgtgtctattgggtgcttgcacgccgggtaacagaacccacattttgggacaacagtcTCACCACCTGGAAGCCCATGGCCAGGCTGCGTCCCAGAAAGCCAGGAGACTCTCACAACAGTGAAAAAGCAGGCTTTTCACCTTAATGGTACCTTAGAAGAGCCACGACAGCCCTGGAAGGAGACGGGTCCTTGTTCTGCGGATTTTAAACATGCAGGTTCAGGGATGAGACGGAAGTGGCTGGAGTGACTGATACCCCAGAGGgttgtgctgtcattcagagggGCCTCAAGATGCTGGAGAGCTggtcagagaggaacctcctcaATCAAGTTCAACAACGGGAAGTGCCATGTCTTGCCCCTGGGGAACCATAcccccaggcaccaggacaggctgggggtCGGCgggctgggaagcagcttggCAGAGAGGAGCCTGTGGGGGAACAACCAgctgaccatgaggcagcagtGTGCCTTCGTGGCAAAGGCAGCCATGGTTTAGGCAGATGCAAGCTTACACTATTAGAGCAAAAATATGTCTCTACAGTGCTTATTTACACCCTGCAATGTCCTTACCCATTTTGCTCCATATAATACAAATCCCAAAGGATTCAGAACATCAGTGTTGTTCTGACCAGCAACATCCTTTCCCAGTACAATTTGAAGTCATGGTTTCATTTGTCAGTTTTAAGAAATCGCTATAAAATCTGTCCATGTGTCTCCCTATTCTCTGTTCAAAATGGCCACAATATTTGCTGgaagtttctctgtttctggaCCTCAGAAGTGCTATCAGTCAAAACTTTATGCAAGTGATGATACAATTCTGTTGTGGAGGGCCAACATTTCTTTCCAAGCAAGAGTAAATTGTTAACCACATATACCTAGGAAGGACAATATTTTGGAACTGAATGAAAGATTAGCTAAGATTAAGAGCCTCAAGGAAACAGTTGTGAATGCAAAAATAGATCTAGAAATAGAGAATTTTCtttatacttttttgtttgtataaaaGATAAAGCAGAATATCTGGGCTTGAATTACGGTAAGGTgaggagatgaaaaataagaaaatagtaaaCGTGTGCTGGAGCAAATGAAATGGAAGGCACAGAATTAATAGTAGTTAGTAGTTTACAGTAACTGGATAAGGGACTCATCAGATACTTGCATGATCTGCCTAAATGCAAATGTGATGTTACTGGGCAGCAGTACAGAAGTGGATCCTCTTATTCACAATGGGAGGAACTGCTACAAAATTATAATCAAAGTATCTAAGAGTGTAACAAAAACTGCTAAGGTATATCAGatgaattttcttccttataaTGTAAAGCAGAGGCAACCAGCTCAGTTATTGTCATTAGTGAAGGAGATCTCATGTCACAAAATTGAAATTCTCAAAAGTTTGGAAAACCTATTTGTAAAGGATGTGATTGCACAACATGAAGAGAGTTGTCATCCACATCCACATTGCCACCCTATGAGACAAGGGGCACAAGCAGAAGCAAGGGCATGGAAATGGTGCAGCAGTGCAGATGCTAGAGGCCaggagaccccccccccttatCTGCTGGCCCACACCCCTGGGGCTGACCCACTGATGCATCACAATGTGCCGTGGTGGCATCGCAGTGACCTTGGCCACGACCACCGGCGTGTCCCCATTGCGGCACCGTGCCACCGCAGGGCAGTGTGGGCAGAGGCAGCTCTCAGCCCGGCGATACTGCTCAGCTAAGGCACACGCGTGCAGCCTCGCGCAGCTCTGTCCGGCCCCAGCGCCATGGGGCAGGGGATGTGCTGCGGTGCCTGGggcgctcccgctcccggcACGCAGGCAGGGCCCGGGACCCCCGCCCGTGGGGCTCCTGGCGCCCGCCTCGGGCTCTGGGGCACGGCGGCCTCCCGGtccccggcgccgctcggcgccTTCGTGTCCTCCAGCAGCCCCGAGCTGCTGCTCCGCCAGCGCGTGCAGGTGACCCGGCACCAGCGCACGCGCCACCGGCACCTCCTGCTGTTCCCGCACGCCATCGCCATCGCCACCTTCAAGTAAGGAGACGCGGCCCAGCGCTCCCGCCTCCCGCCCCACGGCTCTGCCCCGGCAAGCGCAGCTCCCGGAGCGCGAGGACGGCTGCGCCCGCCCCCACCGCGCGCACCcaccgccccctccctgcccttccTGCCCGCAGATGCGGCTCCATCCTCCGGCTGAGGCACCGGGTGCTGCTCAGCCAGCTGTGGGTGCTGTGCCGCGACgaggcggtggcggcggccaGCCCAGAGCACGACGAGGAGGTCTTTGGCCTTAAGACCAGCCAGACCCTCATCCTCGTCTGGACCACCGGCCTCTGCGTGGTCACCTTTGGGTGAGTCGCGGGACAGCTCCCAGGGCCTCACGGCTGCCTGTCCTGCCCCACGGGGCCCGGCCCTCTCCCCGGCACTCTCCCCGCACGGGCGAGAGCTCCGTGGGGCCCGTGTGGGTCcagagcagcagcggcagcagcagcctgggctgaggctgtttctgctctgtgctgcaggtcGCAGGAGgggaagcagctctggctcGACGCCATCCTCAGGTCGGCCCTGCTGGGGGTTCAAGCTGCCGCTGGGGCCAAGGGGGAGGGCGCGGAGCGCTCCCGAAGGAGCTGCCCGCGGACGTGCCCAAGGAGCGGTGGGGGAAAGGTGCACCCACGGCCACGCGCAGCTCCTGGCGCAGCAGcgggagctgctctgcctcgTGCTTGCAGATGAGCATgaggcgccgggagccgccagCACAGCTCCTGCCGTGCGGGCATGGGGaccccgcgccgctgccgcgtGTCCCCATGGCGGGGAGGCCCATGGGCAGCAGGAGCGAGGCCGTTGCAGGGCTCGTGCTGCCAGGCAGCGCTGCTGGAGGCTGCGCAGGCTGCGGGGCCCTTGTCCGCGCTGCTGGGGCTGTCGGGAGGGAGAGCAGCCAGGGCCGGGGCTGACGGAGCTCTTTGCGCGCCCTTCCCTGTGCACAGGCAGAGCCAAGGAGCCCCGGGAGCCAGGGTCACCCGCCTGCCCTCCCTGCGGCTCCTCACCAAGGTGGTCGGCTTCTACGGCCCCGTAAGTGTCCGCACGGCCTCCGCTCCGCCCCGAGAGCCGCTTGGCTTTCCCACCCGACCACACAACGGGTTGCTCACGGAGGCACCTTGCTCTCTCGCCCAGGAGGCGTCGCTGACGGCCAGGACCGTGGAGGCGCTCATTTTGGCAGAGGTGAGCAGCGGCTGCCTTTGCCCGGCCCTCGATGGCTGCAGCCGGGCGGTATCTCAGCACGGTGCAGGCGCCTCTCCCGGGTGTGCAAAGGGAGCCAGGCCCCCGGGCTGGGGCAGAGCGCGGCAATGCCGCCCAGCTGGAGCAGCGCGCTCGCGGCCTTGCTGCTGCGGGGCGGCTCGGTCGGCTGAAGCCCTTTCTTGCAGGCTGCAGCCAAGCAGTGCCCCCGGGCGGACCCTTCAGCCGTCGAAGAGGCACTTTGCTGCTCGGCTGGTGAGTGGGaaaaacaaagcggggcgctgCCTTCTTCCATCCTGCTTGCAAAGCGGCGCTTCTGCCGGGCTGCCTGACCTGCCACCAGCGGTGACACGCCGGAGCTCACGagccccgcgggcagccgcagctgctcttgctctctctcgCCATGCAAAACCTCGGTGCCTGTAAACGTGCTGCAGCACGTGGCGCTGCGCACAGGCGAAAGGCGCCTCAGGCCCATTTGCTGAAGCCgtgtttgctttcctcttgcttGCAGCAGACGGAGCCAAGGGAGGGCGGAAGGTGGCGATCTCATGGCCCCTGGCTTGGAGAGGAACCTCTGCCACCGGGGACTGCCCAGGGCAGCTAGGCTCCGGCCCCCAGCTGTCTCTCTTTGGGCAGCCTCTGGCCCTCATCTGCGGGCCAGGTGATGCCCTGCCCCAGCCAGTCCAGGTAAGCAAGCCTGGGGAGAGGGGTGTCCTGCAGGGATGCCTCCACTGCAGTGCCTGCAGTTCAGCATTCCCGCATGAGGCTGCACAGGAGACAGCGAGGGTACTGCCAGGGGACTCTGCGTGGAGCAAGAACGGCATGGTAAGCCGAGCCAAGCAGAGTGCAGCGACGAATCCAAGGCTGTCTGTTTGACAGGAGCTCCTGGACCTACTCTACGAGAGAGGCCCGGCCACCGAGGGCATTTTCCGGAAGGCGGCCAACGAGAAGGCACGCAGGGAGTTGAGGGAAGAGCTGGACAGAGGCACGCAGGTTGATCTGTCAAGCAAACCcgtgcacctgctggcagtggtgCTGAAGGTGAGTTCTGCTGACTTGTAGCTGGGAGAGCCCAGGGCGACTCTGCGTGGGCCCATGCCAGGGCCTCGATCGACCTAGGAGGGACTCCGTGCTAAAACTTGCCCAGAGGCACCACACTCCGAGGCTCAGGCTAAGCACCCTTGGGCATTTTCCTGTACCACGGGATGgtcagctccagcagctgcacctTTGAGAGCAGCTAGCTCAAAGCTAGCTGCCTCCCAGGGAGTCACCGAAGTCACGGGCGtgctgcctctctgctccctgctagTGCCCAGAGCCTCACATAGGTGCCTTGGCCTTGCAGGACTTCCTGAGGAACATCCCCTGCAAACTCCTCGTGGCCGACCTCTATGACAACTGGCTGCTAGCGCTGGAGAAATCCAGCCTGCAGGAGAAAATTGCAGGCCTGAGAGAGTAAGTTTTGCCACCCGTCCCACCGCTGGGGCTCaaagcaagaagcagcagcccctgccgcCTGCactcctcctcctgtttgtttgcGTTCCCGCAGGGTGGCTggcctgctgcctccagcaaaCCGCCTCTTGCTCCGGCGCTTGCTCTCTGTGCTCCACCACATCAGTGAAAGTGCAGAGAGCAACCGGATGGATGCCAGCAACCTGGCGATCTGCGTGGGGCCAAACATGCTCAGCCGCGACATGGACACCACGCTCCCACTGGCCGTGCAGAAGGAGAGCAACGACAAGGTCTGTTGAATCCCGcaccctgctcccctcccctgagctggggctgaggctgcctTGCTCATAGCGGGCCACGAGGCTCTGAGCTCTGGCTGCGGCTACACAAGGTTGCTGCCGCCGCTGCAGAAACGTCCCTCAGGAGCACAAAAGGCTGCTCACGTCGTTTGCAGCGCCTCGCACTGAACTCCGGGGCTTTCTGTGTGCAGGTGACGCTCTTGGTGGAGCTCCTCATCCACAACTGCGCAGCAGTATTTGGGGATGACGTTGCCTCGACCGAGGAGTCACGGGAGCACACAGGCAGCTCCACAGGTACGAGCACGGAGGGCTGCTTTTGCCgtgccagggctgctgcatcACTTTGTGTAACTGGATAGCAGAAGACATCTGTGGAAATGCCGAGAGGTGCAGAGGGTTCAGGAGGGTCTGGCGGGGTTTCCCTAGTGGAAGGCTTTCCAGTACTTCCATGCACAGGAACAAAGGTTTTGCCTTTGCATCCCCTGCCAGGGGGGAGGGGACACGATGCTGCAGGGAAAGTGCCCTGACATCTTCCCATGGCCTCTAAAAGGTGCCTAACAGCTCACTCTCCCCACAAAAcacccaggtgctgctcagcagAACAGTGCTGCCTGCAACAGCCCCGAGCCTGCAGCTGAAGGCAGCCCTGTGAACTGccaccaggagcagcagcccaaAGCAGCAAGTGCTTTGGGGAGCAGCACCTATCCCACCTGCCTCTCTGCCCCTCCGCTGACTAATCAGAAGAAGGAGGTCAGCAACATGCCCAGGAGCTTCTCAGAGGCAGACCTGtcctgccagagcagcagcctggaagGCAGGAGATGGGATCCGGAGGCAGCCAAAAGAGAGGAGCCTTTTCCCAGTCAGGAGACAAAGTGCAGCGTGGAGAAGGGGGCTCTGGAAACAACGCCTTGCCATCCTGCAGGCACGCTTGTCAAATGGCACTCCCTTCCCACAATATCCTCCGGCTGCTCCCTGCAaagctccttttctcctctgatgGCTCAGTCTTCACCACCTCTTCACTAGTTTCACTcccgagccccccccccccaaaaaaaaaaatctttccgATGAACGCCCAGGCTTTTCCCATCAAGCCCAAGGAGGACAGCTGCCCACCCGGCACACACATCAGGAAGCGCTGCAGGGCGTTCTCTTgtgcaaaacacagcaaagcgCTCAAAAAAGTCCCACATTCTGGAGACCTGGAAGAGTCTCAGCAGAGGCATCTCCAAGGCATCTGCTCAGGGACAGAGTTTCTGCCCTGAAGGCTTTGGGGGTGGAATGTGCAACCCGCAAGGTTCCCCTTGGAAGAAACTTCCCCGTGAGTTTCCCAGTGACCCCCTGTGGGAGCTTATTGACGGAGAGACTTGTCAGAGTCCTGCCAAGAGGCGACAATCTGCGGCACCCGTTGGAAAGGAGACCGGAAACGGGTGCCAGAATGTCTATGAGCAGAGGTCCCAAACATTCCTGCCCCTTCGGTTCCAAAGCAATTGTGAGCTTGGTGAGGAACCTCGGCGTTGTGGAGACCACCCTTCTCTGGAGTCAGTATTCTAGCCAGAGCTCTGCATGATTTCTGAAGACCAGCTTTGCATGCAACTGTGAACCAAACCCCCTGGCAGTATTAAATGCTTTCCAAGAGGAAAAGTTGCCTGCCTCATCTCTGGcactctccctccctccctccctccctccacgCGCACGTTTACTCCAGATAGGCTGAGGTGACCAGGGATGTAAGTGGGGATTATGGCAACAAGATGTGCCCTGTGGGAAGGGTGAGCCTCTCTGCTTTGCCTCTACACCCCGGCAAGGCTCCCAAACGAGCGACCCTCCCTTGCAGAACGTGCTCTTAGCTGCATCCCTCGCAAGGGCTGCTAAGGACTGAGCCCGTAAGTCAGGAGAGCAAGTGCAGTTGTGTGTGCGGGTTCCTACTGGAAAGCTACTGAGATGTGGCCGGCCTCGGCCGCTGCGGGTAGCGCAAAAGACACCTCTGGCAAACGGGTGTTTCTCCCTCCAGTAGCGGTTAACGAGTGATGGGTCAAAGAACGGAAACAACTCCTCAGAGAGGGCAGGGCAAACTGGGAGGGGACCTGTGGAGGGCTGCCATCCGGCCTCCCACGCGGTCCGTGAGGAGCTGCCCTGGGATGGCCAGACTAGAGCAGGGTTGCAGGTGCCACCTTGCAGGAGCGCCAAGCgagcagggaaaggagggagaggcaaagctggtgctgcagcagtaGCGACCAGAGAAGCTTGGGTGGAGTAAATGGAGGGCTCGTCCTGgctggcagagctcagagctgtGCAGATGGTGCTGGAGCAAGCGGCCTCTGGTGTGTGCGCACACTCAGGCGCTGCCTGGGCCGCTGCCAGCCGGGGGCTAGACAAGTGGGTGCAAAAGAACGGGCAAGGAAAAGGTAGAGACGCCAGGGGGAAGCAACCCTGGGAAGAGTTAGCACCTGGCTGAACCAAACAACAGCTGCGATGTGCGTGCCTCCAACCAGCAGGAAAGGGCAAAGGGGAGTCTGATGGTTCATCATTTGGCTGCAGTTGATGTGTGGCCCACCTGGGAGGCAGAAGGGCTAGGTAAGCGGTGGCACATATTGCTGGGGCACCACAGGAGTCAGGAGCTATTTCCAGAGGCTGCAAGCAGGCGATGGCCTGAGGCAAAAGCGCTGCCCAGACAGGCTGTAGGCCCATGCCATTCTTGCCAAGCACTGGGACAGGAGCTGTCCAAAGGACAAGAGTCTGCCCATCTCAGCACAGGTAGGCTAGTGCAGGACACCTGGCAGCGAGATGATACTGGTGCCTTCAAGTGAATGCCTGGAAGCTGGAAACACCTCCTGGCGGGAGGAGAAATAGTTAGCAAGGTGGGGAACATGCCCTGTAACAAGTCTAGCGAGTGCAGCCGCTCTCCACCGGTGGTCTGCTCCTTGCAGACCTCTGCTTTGCCTGCACAGAGAAAGACAATGTGAGCATGGACCCTctttggagaggaaggatgtGCAGACCGGGCGTGCTTCCAAAGGAGTATGATGGGCTTTGCACTTACCTCCTCGCTCTCCAAGGAACGGCAGAgccaggagaggggagggacTGCTAAAACTGCAGCTCCACAAGGGTGACTCCCTTAATTCCCCTGAGGGGGGATCCCCACTTAGTGTGGGAAGTGGCAAGTGGGCTGGAGAAGGGGCAGGCGCCAGGGGGAAATCCCCCAGCAAAGGGGTACTGCAGCAGTGCCCATCAATGGCCAGATCAGTGCCGCCGGACCGAAGGGAGGGAGCACTTGTTCCTGGCGCTCTACCTTGCACAGCCTCCCACCTCAGCGCTCCCTGCACAGCCTGCGGCTCTGCAATTGCAGCCCTCGGGACGcagggcacagccctgggcacttCCTCCACGCCCCGAGGGAGACGCCTCTCTTTGCTCAGCTTTCCCCTCAGCCCTCCGCGgctcctttctctgcctctcacTCTACTGTAGAAACCTGTGGCTTCACAGCTCACACGCAGCTGGCCACCTGTGTCTGGGCTTTACACACCAGCTCTCTAGCACAGCTGCATCGGAGGTGAGCAAGGAACAGTGAGCAAGGTCATTCATGACTCCTGCAGAGCCCGGCACTCCAAGCAAGACATTACGTTATGTGACACCGTGCTCAGACTTCTGCCCTTCTCCATCTTCCATCACATTGTCCATTACTGTTTTACCTGatatttttgatgattttttatcctcatttttactgaaactattagaaagttcttatttttcctaTCTCTCAGGAACAATCAGAACTTAAGTGTTACGCATCACCTTACAGAACCAGAAGTGCTGATTGCTCAGGCTCAGGCTAATTGCTCAGTCTTCAAatcactatttttctttttctttcattctgttgATTAATGAAGACCttttataatggaaaaagtTAATGTTAGCCCAGTATCAAAGTTGTAAAGCTGTAACATGGTTTATTTGGTCCAAGAAAAGGAGACTTCAGAAGCTGTGTGGTCCAAAGATCCAAAGACAGTACGCACTTTCTGGTGAGTTCTCCTAATTTCTGATAGGGtctgatattttttccactgaaaaaggaaagctaaaatCAAGGGGCATTGCCACTCCTAGTGCTGCTTGCCCCTGCCCCATAACCACTCTACCTCACTCCTGggagcagagaggttgtggtgGGATCAGTAATAAACTGCTAATAATCAAGGAATCTTTTAAACTTACCTTTCCTTAGAAATGAGAGGTGTCTTGTACACAGTCACACTACATCCCCTAGGTGATACGGAGCAGATACTGAAACACAAATACTTGAGTTGCTCGAGGCCTCAAAAGTGGTCAGGCTCTGATAGCCACGTAGAAGTTGGGATCTTTCAACTGAATTTGTGCAATCCTTCACCTGACCCTGTTATTTCTTCTCCAACTTAcactattttctcctttaaccAGATGCTGAGACCAGCAGATCCCCGTCACCTACAGCAGGACACCTCTGTGCAAGCTCCTTCTGGAGAGAGCTGAGCTtgccgaggctgctgtggtgCTACTGCCTCCCACATCTGTTCTCCCCACACACTGCTTGCACACCCATGCTGCATTTTTACACTCCCTCTTCAGGTTGGTCCAGAGAAAAATCTTTGGGTTTTATAGATGTCTAAAGAAGGAACTAGCACTGGATTTGAGAGGAAGATGATCACTTAACCAAACATACTGAGCGACTTTAGAGCCAGTTCCCCCATTTTGGGccttgctttctctgttctcACAAAAATCAGAACTTGGTCTTGAGCAGACTGTTTTGTGTAAGCAGTGGTCATATTTCCCCTTGTCTGGGAGTTCCTCTTTGGGCCAATTTTAGCAAATTGTaccaa
The sequence above is a segment of the Rhea pennata isolate bPtePen1 chromosome 3, bPtePen1.pri, whole genome shotgun sequence genome. Coding sequences within it:
- the LOC134138889 gene encoding LOW QUALITY PROTEIN: T-cell activation Rho GTPase-activating protein-like (The sequence of the model RefSeq protein was modified relative to this genomic sequence to represent the inferred CDS: deleted 2 bases in 1 codon), which encodes MGQGMCCGAWGAPAPGTQAGPGTPARGAPGARLGLWGTAASRSPAPLGAFVSSSSPELLLRQRVQVTRHQRTRHRHLLLFPHAIAIATFKCGSILRLRHRVLLSQLWVLCRDEAVAAASPEHDEEVFGLKTSQTLILVWTTGLCVVTFGQSQGAPGARVTRLPSLRLLTKVVGFYGPEASLTARTVEALILAEAAAKQCPRADPSAVEEALCCSAADGAKGGRKVAISWPLAWRGTSATGDCPGQLGSGPQLSLFGQPLALICGPGDALPQPVQELLDLLYERGPATEGIFRKAANEKARRELREELDRGTQVDLSSKPVHLLAVVLKDFLRNIPCKLLVADLYDNWLLALEKSSLQEKIAGLREVAGLLPPANRLLLRRLLSVLHHISESAESNRMDASNLAICVGPNMLSRDMDTTLPLAVQKESNDKVTLLVELLIHNCAAVFGDDVASTEESREHTGSSTEDICAAQQNSAACNSPEPAAEGSPVNCHQEQQPKAASALGSSTYPTCLSAPPLTNQKKEVSNMPRSFSEADLSCQSSSLEGRRWDPEAAKREEPFPSQETKCSVEKGALETTPCHPAGTLVKWHSLPTISSGCSLQLLFSSDGSVFTTSSLVSLPSPPPPKKKIFPMNAQAFPIKPKEDSCPPGTHIRKRCRAFSCAKHSKALKKVPHSGDLEESQQRHLQGICSGTEFLP